Genomic window (Mycoplasma sp. NEAQ87857):
AACCATATTCTGCAATATCGATATTTGGAGAACTGAAATTGAAGTTTGTACCATCTAAATTTACAAATACTTTCTTAATGTTGTGTAGTAAAGACTGAGCGTGTTTAGCTCATTTTGTATTAAATTCAGCAATGGTTTTATCGTCAATTTCTTTGTTTAAAATGTTAGAAATTGTACCTTGTGAGGGAACTTTATTTAATCCACAATAATTGTTAAATGCTCATTTTTCAAAATGTTGAATTTTTGAATTTTTGTTTTCTAAAAAGTAGTATGCAAGTGCTTTTATAATCTCCGCTCTATCTCCAAAAACTTCTTCAAAAATCTTATCAAGTCCTAGATCTTCAATAATCTTTTCAAATAAAGCATAGTGTCCAAAATTTTGTGAAAAATTAAATTGTTGATTTTCACATTCATCAATTTTTTCTTTGTTTGGAAAGATCTCAAAGTATCTATCATTTGGGATTAATTTCTTTGGATCTTTTGGGTCAAGTTTTCCAATTAAAACCCTTTTATCAAGACTATACTTTTTACCTTTTTGATACTCTGAAGATATTGAAAAATAAACATATTTTTGATTGTTTTTATTTGTTAAAATTCTTGTTCTTGGTGGTAAGTCAACTGATGTATATTTAGCCATTTTTTCTCCTTCGATATAGTAGTTATATTATATAACTATTATATCATAAAAGTAAAGAAAAAATTCACGAAAAATTAACTTTTTTTGACAATTTTTCGTGAATTAAATCAGTTTAACAACTTTAGTTATAATTTGTTAAAAGTTTAAGTAATAAGTTTAATAACTAAAGCAAAATAAAAAGCATAGATTAAGTAATCTATGCTAATAGTTTAATTAAAAATGTAAAAAATGTATTTTGAATTGTAAGAATTGTTGGCGGGGGTTAAAGGAATCGAACCCTTATCATCGGTTTTGGAGACCACTATATTGCCATTATACTAAACCCCCATTTTGGTAAATTATTTACCAAAACGAAAGTGACATACATCACCATCTTTCATTATATAATTTTTTCCTTCAGAACGAAGTTTTCCAGCAGCTTTAGCTCCTGCTTCACCATTATTATTAATGTAATCTTCAAAGGCGATAACATCAGCTTTAATGAATTTTTTCTCAAAATCTGTATGGATAACTCCAGCACATTTAGGAGCGGTTCAACCTTTGTGATATACTCAAGCTCTAGCTTCTAAAACTCCTGCAGTAAAATAAGTTTCTAAATTTAATAAATCAAAAGCTTCTCTAGTTAAAACATCTAATCCAGAAGTTTCAATTCCATACATTCCAAGTAATTCAGCTTTTTCTTCTTCGTTTTCAACTTCAATTAATTCACTTTCTAATTGAACACAAATTGGAATGATTTTTTCATTATCTTTTAATGAGTTTTTTAAAGCACTAAATAAAGGATCATTTGCATAATTAGCAAATTGGTCATTGCTTAAATTAGCTACATAAATAATAGGTTTAAAGGTTAATAAATGATAACCTTTAACGTATTTTAATTCATTTTCATCAAATTCTAAATCTCTAACAGGTACTTCAGTTTCTAATGCTTGTTTAATTTTTAAAGCAGCATTTTGCTCGATAATACCTTCTTTATCACCTGCTTTAGCTTTTTTAGCAACCCTATTTAAAACATTGTTAATAGTTTCTAAATCTGCAAGCATTAATTCATAATTGATGATTTCTTTATCTCTAACAGGATCAACTGAGTTAGCAACGTGCATTATGTCTTTATTTTCAAAACATCTAACTACGTGGATAATAGCATCAACTTCACGAATGTTAGCTAAGAATTTATTACCTAAACCTTCACCTTTTGACGCTCCTTGAACTAATCCAGCAATATCAACAAAGTCAAATGTCGCATAGATAATTCTTTCAGGATTAATAATTTCTGCAATTTGTTGTAATCTTTTATCAACTAAAGGAACTGATGAAATATTAGGTTCAATAGTTGTAAAAGCATAATTACATGATTCAACTTGTTTTTTAGTAATTGCACTAAATAAAGTACTTTTTCCTACGTTAGGTAAGCCTACAATTCCTGCTTTTAATGCCATAATTTCTCCTTAATTAGTATATTATGCATATTTTACTAAAATTTAGCAAAAATAAAAATGTTTGTTTGACCAAACATTTTTTAGTTTTCTTTTAATCCAACAGTGTTATTTGTTCATAGTTCATAATAAAGTTGTTTATTTTTAAGTAGTTCCAAATGAGTACCTTTTTCAAGAATTTTTCCTTGATTTAATACTAAAATTAAATCACACTTTTTAATAGTGCTTAATCTATGAGCAATAATCAAAGTGGTTTTATTTTTGATTAATTTATCCATTGCGTTTTGAACTACAAATTCAGTTTTAGTATCGATATTACTTGTTGCTTCATCTAACACTAAAATAGGAGCATTTTTAAAGTTAGCTCTTGCAATAGAAATTAATTGTTTTTGACCTTGAGATAAGGTGTTACCTGAGTTTTTAATCAATGTTTCATATTTATTTTTCATTTTATCAATATGAATATCTAAGTTAGAAATTTTAGCTGCATTTTGAATTTCTTCTTCTTGGTTTTCGGTTAAAGTTTCACCATAAGTAATATTATTTTTAACTGTATCAGTAAAAATAATAGAATCTTGTAAAACATAAGATATTGCTTTACGCAAGGAATCTTTTTCAATATTTTTAATATCAATCCCATCAATTGTTATAGTTCCTTTAGTGATTTCGTAAAATCTAGCTAAAAGATTAATAATAGTAGTTTTTCCTGCACCTGTATGACCTACTAAAGCTACTTTTTGACCTGGCTTAACACTAAATGAAATATCTTGCAAAATTGTAATATCACCATATCCAAAACTAACATTATCAAAAACAATTTGTCCTTTAACTAAAGTTAATTGATCATTATTGTTTCAAGCTAGTTCATAATTTGGGTCATTTTCAATATAATCAATGATTTGATTATTTTTATCTAAAGATACTTTTTGAATTGAGATTGTTCCACTATCTTGTTCAATTGGTTGATCTAAAAGATTAAAGATTCTTCTAGCTCCTGCAAGTGCAGAAGCAAAAGAACTATAATTTAAAGCAATATCAGAAACAGGGTTAGCAAATGATTTAGAAAATTGTGTGAATGAAATCAAAGTACCAACACTTAGAGTAATAAAAGTTCAATTACCTTGATTTAAAACAATTATTCCACCAATTAAAGTAACAATTGCATATCCTATATTTCCAAGGTTAAATGATGTACTTCAAATAATTTTACTAAGCATTGATGACTTAGAATCATATTGATATAAGTTATCATTTTGACTTTTAAAATCATTAATAACTTTAGTTTGTTGATTAAAAATTTTAATTGTTTTTAAGTCATTTAACATCTCTTCAGTAAATGAATTTAATTTACCAATAGATTGTTGTTTAGATTTAAATAGTTTTTTAGATTTTTTGCTAATTAATAAATCAATAACAAAAATCATCATTATCATAGCAATCATAAATAAAGTTAATAATCAATTAAGATTAAACATTATTATTATTGAGCTGACAATAATAATAACTGAACGAATTAAAGTAGGAAAAGTTTGATTTAGAAAAACTTTTAAAGTATTAATATCAACAGTGAAATTAGATAAAATATCACCTTTTTTATTTTGATCAAAATAACTTACTGGTAATTTTTGTAAATGTTGATACATTTTGATTCTTAATTTTGACATTGTATTATAAGTGATTTTAATCATAATTCGAGTTTGTATAAATGAAATTAATACACTTAAAATAAAAATTAAAAATGAATAAAATAAAGTTCAATAAAACTTAGAATAAGGGAAGGTTTTAACTGTGTATTGATTTGAAGCTAAAAATTGTCCAATTATAATTTTACCGATAAATACTTGGTTGTAAATAATACCTGCAGAACTAAGTAAAATTAAAAATGCAACAAAAACTAATCATCATTTATTATCTTGTCATAATAATTTAATTAATCTTTTAGAGTTATTATTCATTATTATCTCCTAACTCCATTTGCATTTGATATAGTTCTTGATAATATTTACAATTTTTTAATAATTCTTGATGCGTACCTATTTGTTCAATTTTTCCTTGATTTAGCACAATAATTTGATTTAAATCAATAACTGAAGAAATTTTATGAGAAATGATTACTTTAGTTAAGTTATTAATTTTATTAATGCTTTGTTTAATTGAGTTTTCAGTTTGACTATCTAAAGCACTAGTAGCATCATCTAAAATTAATAATTGTGGTTGTTTAATTAAAGCTCTAGCTAGTAAAAATCTTTGTTTTTGACCACCACTAAGATTATTACCTTGTTCTTCAATCATTGAATCTAATCCATCATTTTGCTCAAGAACATATTGTTGGTACATATTTGCTTCTTTTAATACTTCAATCATTTGTTCATTAGTTGCATTAGGATTAGCAAAAAGTAAATTATCTTTAATGCTTCCGGAGAATAAAAAATTATTTTGAAATACTGCACTAATATTATTTCTTAAAGAATGAGGATTAATTTGATTAATATCAGTATTATTGATTAATATTTTTCCATCACTAGCAGGATAAAAATTAGCCATTAAATTAATAATAGTACTTTTACCGCTTCCTGTAGCACCTAATATACCAACTGAACTATTAAATGGAATTTTAAATGAGACATTATTTAATATTTTAGTTTTATCTATTTGATAACTAACATTAACAAATTCAATATCACCAATAAAATCAATTTCTTGTCCATTATTAGCTTCAGAAGTTTGATATTTAAATATTTCATTTACTCTTTTTAAAGAAGGTAAGCTCATTAAAGCTCGACCAAAGGTATTGATTAATCCAATTAATGAACCTGATACCATTCAAATATATGAACCAAAAGCAACTATAGTACCAATTTGAATTTTTTGGTGTAATACTTGCATAGTTCCAATGTATGCTAATGCTAAAATACTCATAAAAATTGTACCCATAATAATAGGACTAATTCATGAAATGTATTTATCTGCTTTAATGTTAGTGTCTTTAACATCGTTAGTAATTTGAGTTACTTTTTGATTTTCATTACCTTGAGCAACATAAGATTTAATTACTCTAATGCTTGAAATATTTTCTTGTATTTTAGAGTTATATTTATCATAAGTTTTTTGAACTTTTTTAAATCAAGGATAAGCAAATCTTATAACTATAATAAATAATATAGTCATTAATGGTAAGCTTACTGCAAAAATAGTTGATAAGCTTAAACTTTCATTAATTGAAAAAATTAAAGCTAAAATCAACATAATTGGGGTTTTAAAAATACCTACAATAGCTTGATTAAAAGCAAATTGAATATTATTAACATCATTATTGATTCTATTAATAATGCTAGCTTTAGAAAAATGATCAACATCTTTTAAAGCAAAAGTTTGCACTTTAGAAAATAATGAATATCGCATATTTCTAGCAAAACCTGCAGCAGATTTAGTTAAACAAACATTTGCTATGATGCTTACTAGAAAAATAACCAATGCCATTATTACTAATTTAACACCGTATTCTAAAGTTTTTTTATAATCACTATTATTTAGGCCTTGATTTATTAAATTTTTTAATAAAGTAGGTAAATAAACTTGGAGGGTAATTTCGACTAAACTTAAAATAATTCCAATTAAGATTAATCAACGAAATTTATAAGTACATTGTCAAAGAGAAATTTTTTGATTTTGTTTCATTATAAAGTTGTATAAGAAAAAAAGCGTTATAAACGCTTTTTAATTATTTATCTTGAACAGCATCTACTCCTGGAAGTACTAATCCTTGTAATAATTCTAAACTAGCTCCTCCACCTGTAGATACGTGTGAGAATTTTTCTTCCATTCCAAGTTTTTCAACAGCAGCAACACTATCACCACCACCAACAACAGAATAACATCCATCTAATGCAGCAATAGCTTTACATACAGCTAATGTACCATTTTTGTAGTGTTCAAATTCAGTAACACCCATAGGTCCATTTCAAACAACTGTTTTAGCTCCTTCAAGAGCTTTTGAGAATAATTCGATTGATTTAGGTCCTAAATCTAATCCCATGTATCCTGCAGGAATATCACCTTCGAAGAATTTAGGTTCTTCATCAGCGAATTTTGTAGAACAAGCATGATCAACAGGTAAAATAACTTTATCTGAGTATTTAGCTAAGAAATCTTTTGCTAATTCTACATAATCATCTTCTACTAATGATGTTCCAATTGTTTCACCTTTAGCTTTCATGAAAGTATAAGCCATACCTCCACCAATGATCATTTTATCAGCAATTTTTACTAAGTTTTCTAATACTTGAATTTTATCTGAAACTTTAGCTCCACCAATAATAGCTACATAAGGGTGTTCTGCACCTTCAATAGCTTTTCCTAATGAACTAACTTCTTTTTCCATTAAGTATCCTAAAGCTGATTCTTTAATGTTTTTAGCAATACCAACGTTTGAAGCGTGAGCTCTATGTGCTGTACCAAAAGCATCATTAATAAATACATCTCCTAAAGAAGCTCAGTATTTACCTAATTCTGGATCATTTTTGCTTTCAGCTTTGTTGTTTAAATCTTCAAAACGTGTGTTTTCAACTAAAACAACTACACCATCTTTCATTTCATCAATAGTTTTTTCTAATAATTCACCACGTGTTTGGTTTACAAAAACAACAGGTGATCCTAATTGATTAGCTAATTCTACAGCAACTGGTTTAAGTGATTTTGATAATTTATCTTCTTCACTTTTAACTCTACCTAAGTGAGAAAATAAGATTGGTTTTCCACCTTCTGCAAGAATTTTTTTAATTGTTGGTAAAGCAGCTGTAATTCTTTTGGTTGAAGTAATAACACCATCTTTAACTGGTACATTAAAGTCAACTCTAACTAAAACTTTTTTACCTGATAAAACAACATCATCAATTGTTTTTTTCATAATAAATTACTCCTTAAAATATTTAATTTTTAAAAATTATAACACTTATAATAAACATTTTATGATTAAATAAATTTAAAATTTTTATACTTTAAAATAGTATTTTAAATAATTAAATTTATTAAAAATACTTAAAAAGTTGCATTAATCGCTTAAAAAATATATTTCATTAATATTATTAAATATGGTAAAATAAAAAAACTATGCTGCTTATTTTAATAAGTAGCTATGTTTTAAATGTGGTATAATTATCATAGTATTTTTAAACTACACAATCAAGTAGAAAGGTTTGTTTTATGAAAGAAATTACAGTTAAAATTATTGATCCTGTAGGTATTCACGCTCGTCCAGCAACAATGTTAACAGGTGCTGCTACAAAATTCAAATCAGAATGCAAAATAATTACAGGACAAAAAGAAGCTAACCTTAAGTCAATTATGAACGTTATGGCTTTAGGTGTTAAATGTGGTACAGATATCACTATTAGAGTAAATGGTGAAGATGAAGATGCTGCATTAGAAAACATTGAAAAAGTTTTAAAAGACAACAATTTAATTTAATTATCATAAACTACCTTCAAGGTAGTTTTATTTTAAAAAAATGTAATAAAAAAACTACCTAGAAGGTAGATATGGTGCCCAAGACAGGACTTGAACCTGCACGGATTGCTCCACTAGATCCTTAGTCTAGCGTGTCTGCCAATTTCACCACTCGGGCAATTGATATTATTATACCATTATATTTAATAGTTCAAAACTATTAAA
Coding sequences:
- a CDS encoding phosphoglycerate kinase, encoding MKKTIDDVVLSGKKVLVRVDFNVPVKDGVITSTKRITAALPTIKKILAEGGKPILFSHLGRVKSEEDKLSKSLKPVAVELANQLGSPVVFVNQTRGELLEKTIDEMKDGVVVLVENTRFEDLNNKAESKNDPELGKYWASLGDVFINDAFGTAHRAHASNVGIAKNIKESALGYLMEKEVSSLGKAIEGAEHPYVAIIGGAKVSDKIQVLENLVKIADKMIIGGGMAYTFMKAKGETIGTSLVEDDYVELAKDFLAKYSDKVILPVDHACSTKFADEEPKFFEGDIPAGYMGLDLGPKSIELFSKALEGAKTVVWNGPMGVTEFEHYKNGTLAVCKAIAALDGCYSVVGGGDSVAAVEKLGMEEKFSHVSTGGGASLELLQGLVLPGVDAVQDK
- a CDS encoding HPr family phosphocarrier protein, with protein sequence MKEITVKIIDPVGIHARPATMLTGAATKFKSECKIITGQKEANLKSIMNVMALGVKCGTDITIRVNGEDEDAALENIEKVLKDNNLI
- the ychF gene encoding redox-regulated ATPase YchF, which translates into the protein MALKAGIVGLPNVGKSTLFSAITKKQVESCNYAFTTIEPNISSVPLVDKRLQQIAEIINPERIIYATFDFVDIAGLVQGASKGEGLGNKFLANIREVDAIIHVVRCFENKDIMHVANSVDPVRDKEIINYELMLADLETINNVLNRVAKKAKAGDKEGIIEQNAALKIKQALETEVPVRDLEFDENELKYVKGYHLLTFKPIIYVANLSNDQFANYANDPLFSALKNSLKDNEKIIPICVQLESELIEVENEEEKAELLGMYGIETSGLDVLTREAFDLLNLETYFTAGVLEARAWVYHKGWTAPKCAGVIHTDFEKKFIKADVIAFEDYINNNGEAGAKAAGKLRSEGKNYIMKDGDVCHFRFGK
- a CDS encoding ABC transporter ATP-binding protein, with the protein product MNNNSKRLIKLLWQDNKWWLVFVAFLILLSSAGIIYNQVFIGKIIIGQFLASNQYTVKTFPYSKFYWTLFYSFLIFILSVLISFIQTRIMIKITYNTMSKLRIKMYQHLQKLPVSYFDQNKKGDILSNFTVDINTLKVFLNQTFPTLIRSVIIIVSSIIIMFNLNWLLTLFMIAMIMMIFVIDLLISKKSKKLFKSKQQSIGKLNSFTEEMLNDLKTIKIFNQQTKVINDFKSQNDNLYQYDSKSSMLSKIIWSTSFNLGNIGYAIVTLIGGIIVLNQGNWTFITLSVGTLISFTQFSKSFANPVSDIALNYSSFASALAGARRIFNLLDQPIEQDSGTISIQKVSLDKNNQIIDYIENDPNYELAWNNNDQLTLVKGQIVFDNVSFGYGDITILQDISFSVKPGQKVALVGHTGAGKTTIINLLARFYEITKGTITIDGIDIKNIEKDSLRKAISYVLQDSIIFTDTVKNNITYGETLTENQEEEIQNAAKISNLDIHIDKMKNKYETLIKNSGNTLSQGQKQLISIARANFKNAPILVLDEATSNIDTKTEFVVQNAMDKLIKNKTTLIIAHRLSTIKKCDLILVLNQGKILEKGTHLELLKNKQLYYELWTNNTVGLKEN
- a CDS encoding ABC transporter ATP-binding protein: MKQNQKISLWQCTYKFRWLILIGIILSLVEITLQVYLPTLLKNLINQGLNNSDYKKTLEYGVKLVIMALVIFLVSIIANVCLTKSAAGFARNMRYSLFSKVQTFALKDVDHFSKASIINRINNDVNNIQFAFNQAIVGIFKTPIMLILALIFSINESLSLSTIFAVSLPLMTILFIIVIRFAYPWFKKVQKTYDKYNSKIQENISSIRVIKSYVAQGNENQKVTQITNDVKDTNIKADKYISWISPIIMGTIFMSILALAYIGTMQVLHQKIQIGTIVAFGSYIWMVSGSLIGLINTFGRALMSLPSLKRVNEIFKYQTSEANNGQEIDFIGDIEFVNVSYQIDKTKILNNVSFKIPFNSSVGILGATGSGKSTIINLMANFYPASDGKILINNTDINQINPHSLRNNISAVFQNNFLFSGSIKDNLLFANPNATNEQMIEVLKEANMYQQYVLEQNDGLDSMIEEQGNNLSGGQKQRFLLARALIKQPQLLILDDATSALDSQTENSIKQSINKINNLTKVIISHKISSVIDLNQIIVLNQGKIEQIGTHQELLKNCKYYQELYQMQMELGDNNE